The proteins below come from a single Ictidomys tridecemlineatus isolate mIctTri1 chromosome 8, mIctTri1.hap1, whole genome shotgun sequence genomic window:
- the Guca1b gene encoding guanylyl cyclase-activating protein 2 isoform X1, with protein sequence MGQQFSWEKVEASGEMDVAELQEWYKKFVMECPSGTLFMHEFKRFFKVTDNKEATQCVEGMFRAFDKNGDDTIDFLEYVAALNLVLRGSLEHKLKWTFKIYDKDGNGCIDRLELLDIVEVIYKLKKACRVETETEQQGQMLTPEEVVDRIFYLVDENGDGKGWSYRVTAACSPSSPSSGQMPRQVAICHFPTADILMGELAEERTT encoded by the exons ATGGGGCAGCAGTTCAGCTGGGAGAAGGTGGAGGCGTCTGGGGAGATGGACGTGGCCGAGCTCCAGGAGTGGTACAAGAAGTTTGTGATGGAGTGCCCCAGTGGCACCCTCTTCATGCACGAGTTCAAACGCTTCTTCAAGGTCACAGACAACAAGGAGGCCACCCAGTGCGTAGAAGGCATGTTCCGAGCCTTCGACAAGAATGGG GACGACACCATCGACTTCCTGGAGTATGTGGCGGCCCTGAACCTTGTGCTGAGGGGCTCCCTGGAGCACAAGCTGAAGTGGACCTTCAAGATCTACGACAAGGACGGCAACGGCTGCATCGACCGCCTGGAGCTCCTGGACATCGTGGAG GTGATTTACAAGCTGAAGAAAGCCTGCCGCGTCGAGACAGAGACAGAGCAGCAGGGCCAGATGCTCACACCTGAGGAGGTCGTGGACAGGATCTTCTACCTGGTGGATGAAAATGGGGACGGTAAGGGGTGGAGCTACCGGGTAACGGCTGCCTGCTCCCCGTCATCCCCATCTTCTGGTCAAATGCCACGGCAAGTGGCAATATGCCACTTCCCAACTGCTGATATTCTCATGGGTGAGCTGGCTGAGGAGAGGACGACATGA
- the Guca1b gene encoding guanylyl cyclase-activating protein 2 isoform X2, producing MGQQFSWEKVEASGEMDVAELQEWYKKFVMECPSGTLFMHEFKRFFKVTDNKEATQCVEGMFRAFDKNGDDTIDFLEYVAALNLVLRGSLEHKLKWTFKIYDKDGNGCIDRLELLDIVEVIYKLKKACRVETETEQQGQMLTPEEVVDRIFYLVDENGDGRLSLSEFVDGARRDKWVMKMLQMDMNPSGWITQQRRKSAMF from the exons ATGGGGCAGCAGTTCAGCTGGGAGAAGGTGGAGGCGTCTGGGGAGATGGACGTGGCCGAGCTCCAGGAGTGGTACAAGAAGTTTGTGATGGAGTGCCCCAGTGGCACCCTCTTCATGCACGAGTTCAAACGCTTCTTCAAGGTCACAGACAACAAGGAGGCCACCCAGTGCGTAGAAGGCATGTTCCGAGCCTTCGACAAGAATGGG GACGACACCATCGACTTCCTGGAGTATGTGGCGGCCCTGAACCTTGTGCTGAGGGGCTCCCTGGAGCACAAGCTGAAGTGGACCTTCAAGATCTACGACAAGGACGGCAACGGCTGCATCGACCGCCTGGAGCTCCTGGACATCGTGGAG GTGATTTACAAGCTGAAGAAAGCCTGCCGCGTCGAGACAGAGACAGAGCAGCAGGGCCAGATGCTCACACCTGAGGAGGTCGTGGACAGGATCTTCTACCTGGTGGATGAAAATGGGGACG GTCGGCTGTCCCTGAGTGAGTTCGTGGACGGTGCCCGTCGTGACAAGTGGGTGATGAAGATGCTGCAGATGGACATGAATCCCAGTGGCTGGATCACTcagcagagaaggaaaagtgCCATGTTCTGA